Proteins from one Ipomoea triloba cultivar NCNSP0323 chromosome 1, ASM357664v1 genomic window:
- the LOC116012627 gene encoding uncharacterized protein LOC116012627, with amino-acid sequence MSSIAKREFTELAIDGSNYLTWALDVEMHLTSKDLKQTIADESQSTDAQKAQALIFLRHHLNNDLKNEYLTEKDPHALWKSLKDRFDQQLSIVLPQAQFDWPNLRFQDYKSVIEYNSALHKIVSQLKLCKYEVSESDLIEKTLSTFHASNLVLQQQYRAKNYDKHSELISALLVAEKHNQLLMKNHNARPVGSAPVPEAHNIAKGWKNRRGRGKGRGGRHGRGNRRGMERIGFVPEGQSSYNRGNRRGTDRIVLTQGNQNSSKENSDHKQVCYRCGCSGHWSRTCRIPRHLVDAYQMMMKKDDKQPTKNESHHASTSLPAANAVINDDDDDLLMNYEIGDIELEE; translated from the coding sequence ATGTCTTCAATTGCCAAACGTGAATTTACTGAGCTTGCTATTGACGGTAGCAACTATTTAACCTGGGCCCTAGATGTTGAAATGCATTTGACATCAAAGGACTTAAAGCAAACTATTGCTGATGAGTCACAAAGCACTGATGCCCAGAAGGCACAAGCTCTTATTTTCCTACGCCACCATTTGAATAACGAtcttaaaaatgagtatttgacTGAAAAAGACCCACATGCATTATGGAAGTCCCTGAAGGACCGATTTGACCAACAACTATCAATTGTCCTCCCTCAGGCACAATTTGACTGGCCGAATCTGAGGTTTCAAGATTACAAATCTGTAATTGAATATAATTCAGCCCTGCACAAAATTGTATCACAACTGAAGCTCTGCAAATATGAAGTTTCAGAGTctgatttaattgaaaagacttTGTCTACTTTTCATGCGAGTAACCTTGTACTCCAGCAGCAGTACAGGGCTAAGAATTATGACAAACACTCTGAACTAATTTCAGCACTTCTTGTGGCTGAAAAACATAATCAGTTGCTGATGAAAAATCATAATGCACGACCAGTTGGCTCTGCACCTGTGCCTGAAGCACATAATATTGCCAAAGGGTGGAAAAATAGAAGAGGTCGTGGTAAGGGTCGTGGTGGTAGACACGGTCGTGGTAACCGTAGAGGTATGGAACGTATTGGTTTTGTCCCGGAAGGTCAAAGCTCATACAATCGCGGTAACCGTAGGGGTACAGACCGCATTGTTCTTACCCAGGGAAATCAAAACTCATCAAAGGAAAACTCTGATCATAAACAGGTTTGCTACCGATGCGGATGTAGTGGGCACTGGTCTCGCACATGTCGCATACCAAGGCATTTGGTTGATGCTTAtcaaatgatgatgaagaaagaTGATAAGCAACCAACAAAGAATGAATCTCATCATGCCAGTACCAGTTTGCCTGCAGCAAACGCGGTcataaatgatgatgatgatgatctcctgatgaattatgaaattggaGATATTGAGCTTGAAGAATAA